A single genomic interval of Bradyrhizobium japonicum USDA 6 harbors:
- a CDS encoding thermonuclease family protein — protein MLRKFLIALSLLAIPSLAEAADITGTAKVRAGDSVLIGNTRIRLGGIDAPAVDQLCLNTKTERWTCGIAARDELAKYTEGKNWVCHARAIDRRGRTVARCEVGGEDIQKWLVRNGWALAYTRVSRDYEPDEAAAREAKAGMWQGAFIAPWDWRVRNKKTPILGATKPPEGAHAVLLASASGPVAPSPDCTIKGNVNTAGECIYHQPTSRWYTQIKMKISKGTRWFCSVEEAEAAGCRETKR, from the coding sequence ATGTTGCGAAAATTCCTGATTGCGCTGTCTTTGCTCGCCATCCCCTCGCTGGCCGAGGCCGCCGACATCACCGGGACCGCAAAGGTCCGCGCCGGCGATTCCGTCCTGATCGGGAATACGCGGATCCGGCTCGGCGGCATCGACGCGCCCGCGGTCGATCAGCTCTGCCTCAATACGAAAACCGAGCGCTGGACCTGCGGCATCGCGGCGCGCGACGAACTCGCCAAATACACCGAAGGCAAGAACTGGGTCTGCCACGCCCGCGCGATCGACCGGCGCGGCCGCACCGTGGCGCGCTGCGAGGTCGGCGGTGAGGACATCCAGAAATGGCTGGTGCGCAACGGCTGGGCACTCGCCTACACCCGCGTCTCTCGCGACTACGAACCCGACGAGGCCGCCGCGCGCGAGGCAAAGGCCGGCATGTGGCAGGGCGCCTTCATCGCGCCGTGGGACTGGCGCGTCCGCAACAAGAAGACCCCCATCCTGGGCGCGACCAAGCCGCCCGAGGGCGCGCATGCGGTGCTGCTCGCCTCGGCCTCCGGGCCGGTCGCGCCGTCGCCGGACTGCACCATCAAGGGCAACGTCAACACCGCCGGCGAGTGCATCTATCACCAGCCGACCAGCCGCTGGTACACCCAGATCAAGATGAAGATCAGCAAGGGCACCCGCTGGTTCTGCTCGGTGGAAGAGGCCGAAGCCGCCGGCTGCCGCGAAACCAAGAGATAA
- a CDS encoding efflux RND transporter periplasmic adaptor subunit: MRPLPARSFSKKLVALAGLVLLSAQPARAADDDAPKGPAVTVLKVAKSCFSDIVEATGTIIAREETSVRPERPGLKVTDVLAEAGDTTTAGQVLARLALPEGGTLQVTAPVAGVIATSTAQIGNLASAKGEALFTIVARSEYDLVGLVATTDIRKLAVGQQATVRIAGAGDLDGKVRRIGPTVEPNIQQGMVYIGISSQKRLLLNASGRALIKTGQSCNVAVPLTSVQYSTAGTVVQVIRRNRVETKRVEIGLMSGGNIEVRDGLNEGDIVVARAGAILREGDPVRPVMATEAAK; the protein is encoded by the coding sequence ATGCGTCCATTGCCTGCGCGTTCCTTTTCCAAAAAACTCGTTGCTCTCGCCGGACTGGTTCTGCTGTCCGCCCAGCCCGCGCGCGCCGCCGATGACGACGCACCCAAGGGGCCTGCGGTCACGGTGCTGAAGGTCGCAAAATCCTGCTTCTCCGACATCGTCGAGGCCACCGGCACGATCATCGCGCGCGAGGAGACCTCCGTGCGGCCGGAACGTCCCGGCCTGAAGGTCACGGACGTGCTGGCGGAAGCCGGCGACACCACCACGGCCGGCCAGGTGCTGGCACGGCTGGCGCTGCCCGAAGGCGGCACGCTTCAGGTCACCGCCCCCGTGGCGGGCGTGATCGCGACATCGACCGCGCAGATCGGCAACCTCGCCTCGGCCAAGGGCGAGGCGCTGTTCACGATCGTGGCGCGCAGCGAATATGATCTGGTCGGCCTGGTCGCGACCACCGATATCCGGAAGCTCGCAGTCGGGCAGCAGGCGACAGTGCGCATTGCCGGCGCGGGCGATCTCGACGGCAAGGTGCGCCGCATCGGACCGACCGTCGAGCCGAACATCCAGCAGGGCATGGTCTATATCGGCATCTCCTCGCAGAAGCGGCTGCTGCTGAACGCGAGCGGGCGCGCGCTGATCAAGACCGGGCAGAGCTGCAACGTCGCGGTGCCCCTAACCTCGGTGCAGTACTCCACCGCCGGCACCGTGGTGCAGGTGATCCGCCGCAACCGCGTCGAGACCAAGCGGGTCGAGATCGGGCTGATGTCGGGCGGCAATATCGAGGTTCGCGACGGCCTCAACGAAGGCGATATCGTCGTCGCCCGGGCCGGCGCTATCCTGCGCGAAGGCGATCCGGTGCGCCCGGTGATGGCCACGGAAGCCGCGAAGTAG
- a CDS encoding lactonase family protein, giving the protein MLRPTRRIAQRAAIATTLAFLTLVPGVRPGMAETFAYVGNADSNDISVFKLAESGEMTPVQTAAFTGVDKPGSSTPLAITPDHRVLIAGVRSQPFLAVSFAIDPKTGQLSPIGNGPLADSMANIAVDSTGKFLFSASYGGNKVALNPLSPNGVVAEPKQVIPTGLNAHAFLPSPDNRFVFATNLGSDQVLTFAFDAVAGTLTPNDPPVTKVPEKSGPRHFVFHPNGKFVYLIHELNGDVAAFSYEAKSGAWDEIQRTTALPEGFSGKPWAADIHITPDGRFLYASERTTSTLTGYKVDATSGKLTTIGSVPTEKQPRGFHIDPSGRYLAAVGELSDSMTVYAIDQSSGALAKLKSYPTGKKPNWVEFLSLP; this is encoded by the coding sequence ATGTTGAGACCGACACGTCGCATCGCGCAACGCGCTGCGATCGCCACCACCCTCGCCTTCCTCACCCTCGTTCCTGGAGTCCGCCCCGGCATGGCCGAGACCTTCGCCTATGTCGGCAACGCCGACAGCAACGACATCAGCGTGTTCAAGCTGGCCGAGAGCGGCGAGATGACGCCGGTGCAGACCGCCGCCTTCACCGGCGTCGACAAGCCCGGCTCCTCGACGCCGCTCGCGATCACGCCCGACCATCGCGTACTGATCGCCGGCGTGCGCTCGCAGCCATTCCTCGCGGTGAGCTTTGCGATCGATCCCAAAACGGGCCAGCTCAGCCCTATCGGCAACGGCCCGCTCGCCGACAGCATGGCGAACATCGCCGTCGACAGCACTGGCAAATTCCTGTTCAGCGCCTCCTATGGCGGCAACAAGGTCGCGCTGAATCCGCTCAGCCCGAACGGCGTCGTGGCCGAGCCGAAGCAGGTGATCCCGACCGGGCTGAACGCGCACGCTTTCCTGCCCTCGCCTGACAACCGCTTCGTGTTCGCGACCAATCTCGGTTCGGATCAGGTGCTGACCTTCGCGTTCGATGCAGTGGCGGGCACGCTGACGCCGAACGACCCGCCGGTGACCAAGGTGCCGGAGAAATCGGGGCCGCGCCACTTCGTGTTCCACCCCAACGGCAAGTTCGTCTATCTCATCCATGAACTGAACGGCGACGTCGCGGCGTTCAGCTATGAGGCCAAGAGCGGCGCATGGGACGAGATCCAGCGCACCACCGCGCTGCCGGAAGGCTTTTCCGGCAAACCCTGGGCCGCCGACATCCACATCACCCCGGACGGCCGCTTCCTCTACGCCTCCGAGCGCACCACCAGTACGCTCACCGGCTACAAGGTCGACGCAACAAGCGGCAAGCTGACCACGATCGGCAGCGTGCCGACCGAGAAGCAGCCGCGCGGCTTCCACATCGATCCGTCGGGGCGTTACCTCGCCGCGGTCGGCGAGCTCTCCGACAGCATGACGGTTTATGCGATCGACCAGAGCAGCGGCGCGCTCGCCAAGCTGAAATCCTATCCCACCGGCAAGAAGCCGAACTGGGTGGAGTTCTTGAGTTTGCCGTGA
- a CDS encoding caspase family protein: MNVRQLELSRRTIAVAAALIGTVSLVIGAHAALNMRAIDAAKAVPTDQVTGSIGQSSRLALVIGNGHYPDASAPLTQSINDARALSSSLRKNGFDVDMVEDATKDDMVRAVNRLKSRIKRDTVVMLFFGGYGVQAGRESYMLPVDAVIWRESDVRRQGVSIDGVLDMMKEQGAKAKLVVVDASRRNPYERRFRSYSHGLAPISAPDNALILSSASPGKVVDDGKGEHSVLVSEFLTNLNAQGSAESVFNKTRVAISRASEGDQVPTISSSLLEDVHFGEAAGG; encoded by the coding sequence ATGAATGTAAGGCAGCTCGAGCTTTCCAGACGTACGATCGCGGTGGCCGCAGCCCTCATCGGCACGGTGTCGCTCGTGATCGGCGCCCATGCTGCCCTCAACATGCGCGCGATCGATGCCGCCAAGGCCGTACCGACCGACCAGGTCACCGGCTCGATCGGCCAGTCGTCCCGCCTCGCCCTCGTCATCGGCAATGGACATTATCCCGACGCCAGCGCGCCGCTGACGCAGTCGATCAACGACGCCCGCGCGCTGTCCTCGTCGCTGCGCAAGAACGGCTTTGATGTCGACATGGTGGAAGACGCCACCAAGGACGACATGGTCCGCGCCGTCAACCGCCTGAAGTCCCGGATCAAGCGCGACACCGTCGTCATGCTGTTCTTCGGCGGTTACGGCGTGCAGGCCGGCCGCGAGAGCTACATGCTGCCGGTCGATGCCGTGATCTGGAGGGAAAGCGACGTTCGCCGCCAGGGCGTGTCCATCGACGGCGTGCTCGACATGATGAAGGAGCAGGGCGCCAAGGCCAAGCTCGTCGTCGTCGACGCCTCCCGCCGTAACCCCTACGAGCGCCGCTTCCGCTCCTACAGCCACGGCCTCGCGCCGATCAGCGCGCCCGACAACGCGTTGATCCTGTCCTCGGCTTCGCCCGGCAAGGTCGTCGACGACGGCAAGGGCGAGCACAGCGTGCTGGTCAGCGAGTTCCTCACCAACCTCAATGCGCAGGGCAGCGCCGAAAGCGTCTTCAACAAGACCCGCGTCGCGATCTCCCGCGCCTCCGAAGGCGACCAGGTCCCGACCATCTCCTCCTCGCTGCTCGAGGACGTCCATTTCGGCGAAGCAGCCGGTGGCTAG